One window of the Gemmatimonadota bacterium genome contains the following:
- a CDS encoding peptidylprolyl isomerase, translating to MIKIGLRATGLVAGCALLLALFPPVAHALAQDEADDRPATRTLADVLAASTPDEWRTLDPENTLYMEIDGGRVVIELAPAFAPAHADNIRTLVRGGHFDGGSIIRSQDNYVVQWAVATDSAGQPSMGEAATALPAEFTAPIGDLPFTPIPDGDIYAPEAGFTHGFPVGRDPDAGTTWLAHCYGVVGVARGTDPNSGSGASLYVVTGHAPRHLDRNLSMVGRVVAGIDVLSPLPRGSGPLGFYQDPQIPVPIRGVRVGTDVPAADRLSLEVLRTDSDSFQGVIEARRHRAEEFFVHAVDRIELCNVRVPTRDAAGD from the coding sequence ATGATCAAGATCGGACTTCGCGCCACCGGCCTCGTCGCCGGCTGCGCACTGCTCCTGGCGCTTTTTCCTCCGGTAGCACACGCCCTGGCGCAGGACGAAGCAGACGACCGCCCTGCTACGCGCACCCTCGCGGACGTGCTCGCGGCTTCGACCCCGGACGAATGGCGCACGCTCGACCCCGAGAACACGCTCTACATGGAGATCGACGGGGGCCGCGTGGTCATCGAGCTGGCGCCCGCTTTCGCGCCCGCGCACGCGGACAACATCCGGACGCTCGTCCGGGGCGGTCATTTCGACGGCGGCTCGATCATCCGCTCGCAGGATAACTACGTGGTGCAGTGGGCAGTTGCGACCGACAGCGCGGGCCAGCCGTCCATGGGAGAGGCGGCCACCGCCTTGCCGGCCGAGTTCACGGCGCCGATCGGCGATCTTCCGTTCACCCCCATTCCAGACGGCGACATATACGCGCCGGAAGCCGGCTTCACGCACGGCTTCCCGGTCGGGCGCGATCCGGACGCCGGCACCACCTGGCTGGCGCACTGCTACGGAGTCGTGGGCGTAGCCCGCGGCACGGATCCGAACTCCGGAAGCGGCGCGAGCCTCTACGTCGTGACGGGACACGCGCCACGGCACCTCGATCGCAACCTGTCGATGGTGGGACGGGTCGTGGCGGGCATCGACGTGCTGTCGCCGCTGCCGCGGGGCAGCGGGCCTCTAGGGTTCTACCAGGACCCTCAGATTCCCGTGCCTATTCGGGGCGTGCGGGTCGGGACCGACGTGCCGGCGGCGGACCGGCTGTCGCTGGAGGTTCTCCGGACCGATTCCGACTCATTCCAGGGCGTGATAGAGGCGCGCCGCCATCGGGCGGAGGAGTTCTTCGTTCACGCCGTCGACCGGATCGAGCTATGCAACGTGCGGGTGCCGACACGAGACGCGGCGGGCGATTGA
- a CDS encoding ArgE/DapE family deacylase: MAELTRELVAIPTENPPGARYPACLDLLERRMRELSLPVETIRLDQDRTALLCGVGSGPTLYLHGHYDVVPASFPDQFRPITQGGRIIGRGSADMKGAIAAMIHAVAALSGTRLSGRVEVVLVPDEETGGEHGSRRLLELGRLGRDGVGAILGEPTSGAIWNANRGAITLRVEVRGRPAHVGLHYQGVNAFEHALPILTALERLKAEVETRRTDASIGPDAARRSILMLGGEVSGGHQFNVVPELFAFTVERRFNPEEDLSSERDRLLSVIQDASPPGSAVSVSILQEGQSSGTAVDTSFYRAAKASVSAVTGREPTEEMCPGLLESRFYAQAGVPAIAYGPGDLEVSHGPDESVVVERIVECAQAYALTALDLFSTPSVPLGS; this comes from the coding sequence ATGGCGGAGCTCACGCGCGAGCTCGTCGCCATTCCGACAGAGAACCCGCCGGGGGCCCGGTATCCGGCCTGCCTGGATCTGCTCGAGCGACGCATGCGAGAGCTGAGCCTTCCGGTCGAGACGATCCGGCTCGATCAGGATCGCACGGCCTTGCTATGCGGCGTGGGCTCGGGGCCGACGCTCTATCTGCACGGCCACTACGACGTCGTCCCGGCCAGCTTTCCAGACCAGTTCCGGCCGATCACCCAGGGCGGACGAATCATCGGCAGGGGGAGCGCCGACATGAAGGGCGCGATCGCGGCGATGATCCATGCTGTCGCCGCGCTGTCGGGAACGCGGCTCAGCGGCCGAGTCGAGGTCGTCCTCGTGCCGGACGAGGAGACGGGAGGCGAGCACGGCAGCAGGCGCCTGCTGGAGCTGGGCCGCCTCGGTCGCGACGGAGTGGGCGCGATCCTGGGCGAGCCCACGTCGGGGGCGATCTGGAATGCCAACCGCGGCGCCATCACCCTGCGCGTAGAAGTCCGAGGCCGGCCGGCGCACGTGGGGCTGCACTACCAGGGCGTCAACGCCTTCGAACACGCCCTGCCGATCCTGACCGCGCTCGAGCGACTCAAGGCGGAGGTCGAGACTCGCCGCACGGACGCCTCGATCGGTCCGGACGCCGCCCGGAGGTCGATCCTGATGCTGGGCGGAGAGGTCAGTGGTGGACACCAGTTCAACGTGGTCCCGGAACTCTTCGCCTTCACGGTCGAGCGCCGCTTCAATCCCGAGGAGGATCTGAGCAGCGAGCGGGACCGGCTGCTGAGCGTGATCCAGGATGCCAGCCCGCCGGGCAGCGCCGTGTCCGTGTCGATCCTCCAGGAGGGACAATCCAGCGGCACCGCCGTCGATACCAGCTTCTATCGAGCGGCCAAGGCGTCGGTATCGGCTGTGACCGGACGCGAGCCGACCGAAGAGATGTGCCCGGGCCTGCTCGAGTCACGGTTCTATGCCCAGGCGGGGGTTCCCGCCATTGCCTACGGGCCCGGCGATCTGGAGGTCTCCCACGGTCCTGACGAGAGCGTCGTCGTGGAGCGGATCGTGGAATGCGCTCAGGCCTACGCTTTGACCGCCCTGGACCTCTTCTCAACCCCTTCCGTGCCACTGGGATCGTAG
- a CDS encoding LysE family transporter: protein MTTAFLFGVTVAIAVGPIALLIVGLSMSRGVSAGLRGGLGAGLADLSYAVVAFYGGAAVADLVGGQSDAIGVASSVILVALGLFMLRAAVRTFGEPRLPAAIEGSPLVATYLLTLSNPLTVVIFAGFAGTIAAGSLGADPLALALSLFAGSLLVQASLALGAGALGSALRDPRYISVLNVVSAVGIMAFGVIGFLRG from the coding sequence TTGACCACCGCTTTCCTTTTCGGCGTGACCGTAGCGATCGCGGTCGGCCCCATCGCCCTGCTGATAGTCGGCCTGTCGATGTCCCGCGGAGTATCGGCCGGGCTGCGCGGCGGATTGGGCGCCGGCCTCGCCGACCTTTCCTACGCCGTGGTCGCGTTCTACGGGGGCGCCGCGGTGGCGGATCTCGTGGGCGGCCAGAGCGACGCGATCGGCGTCGCATCTTCCGTGATCTTGGTCGCGCTGGGCCTTTTCATGCTCCGCGCCGCAGTGCGCACGTTCGGCGAGCCCCGCCTTCCCGCCGCGATCGAGGGAAGTCCGCTTGTCGCCACCTACCTGCTCACTCTCTCCAACCCGCTGACGGTCGTGATCTTCGCCGGTTTCGCGGGGACCATCGCGGCCGGGAGCCTGGGAGCCGACCCGCTTGCCCTGGCGCTCAGCTTGTTCGCCGGCAGCCTGCTCGTGCAGGCGTCCCTCGCCCTGGGGGCGGGCGCGCTCGGCTCGGCCCTTCGCGATCCGCGGTACATATCCGTTCTCAACGTGGTGAGCGCCGTCGGCATCATGGCCTTCGGCGTGATTGGCTTCCTGAGGGGCTAG